The sequence TGTCAACAGAACCGTATTTATGACCTACTTCATAGATCGTATAAATACTCTGGCCCATCATCTGCCAATTGCCAATCTCATCCGGGTCGGTCGAATAACCAAAATCTTTTTTTTCTGCCTTAATTCCTGCAACCTTAAGAAGAGCAATCTCAAGTTTAGATTTTGTTTTTTCTGCAATAGATTCAAGCTTAGATTTACCTTTTGCAAAAGCATCAACTACATAAACAGGATTTACAAACATAACGTTATTTTTCTGTATTCCTACTCTCAATGGAGCAGCAAAATATGCATACCTTCCCGCTTTAGCAATAGCATCAAAGTAAGTTTTATCCTCAACAACCAAAACAGTCAAATCCTTAAGATTACCAGGATTGTAAGAAGTGATAATCTTAAATTCACCACTCAAAGCCTTTTTTACGGCACTTACGACAGCCTCGTGGTTCGCATTATCAACGCTACCCACAAGCTCATAAGTTGTAAGAGCAGCTACAGAAACATTCGAGAGGAACAACACAGCAGCCAACATCAATAAAATCTTCCTCATCCCACAACCTCCTTAAAAAAATTTTATTAGTAGTGATATTTTTTTACCATTTAGTAGTTGCTATGTCAATAATTTACTTAGGTTAGTTTTATAGCTACACATCTTTGTTTGACAATCACTAATTCATTTTTTATATTGCCTTATAGTCGGGCGGTTAGCTCAGTTGGGAGAGCGCTACCTTCGCACGGTAGAGGTCGGGGGTTCGACTCCCCTACCGTCCACCATTCATAGGGGGGAGAAATGGACGATATATTTAGACTCATATTAACGGCAAGGGTTTATGATATAGTAAAAGAGACGCCATTGGATTATGCGGCCAATCTATCAAAAAAGTTAAACAACAAAATACTACTAAAAAGAGAGGATTTGCAAGATGTCTTTTCATTCAAAATCCGCGGAGCCTATAATAAAATAGTTCACCTATCAGGGAATGAAAAGAAAAAGGGAGTAATAGCTGCAAGTGCCGGCAACCATGCCCAAGGTGTTGCGCTATCTGCCAAGAAACTCGGAATAAAGGCCGTTATTGTAATGCCAGAGACAACACCACAAATAAAGGTAAATGCCGTAAAAAGACACGGAGCAGAGGTTGTTTTAAAGGGGGATAATTACTCAGAAGCCTATGAGTATTGCAAAACCCTCATAAGAGAAACCGGTCTTGTGTATATACCTCCATTCGACGATGAGCTGGTAATAGCAGGACAAGGCACCATAGGTCATGAGATAATAAGACAAACAACAAAGGAAGATGTATACGCCATTTTTGTTCCTGTAGGAGGCGGTGGTTTAATAGCCGGCATTGCAACCTTTATAAAAAATGTCTACCCAAACATAAAAATAATTGGTGTTGAGCCAACAGAAAGCAATGCTATGTATCTATCACTAAAGGAAAATCACAGAATAGTGCTTGATAGGGTTGGAATATTCGCAGATGGTGTAGCTGTAAAAGAGGTTGGCGAATTGACATTTGAAAAAGCAAAACAGTACGTAGATGAAGTAATCTTGGTTAATGTAGATGAGATAGCATCAAGCATAAAAGACATTTACTATGATACAAGGAATATAGTAGAACCAGCAGGTGCTTTGGCCGTCGCGGGGATAAAAAAATACATAAAAGAACACAACCTAAAGAACAAAACTTTCATTGCAATAAATTCAGGCGCAAACATGAATTTTGATAGGCTTAGTTACGTTGCGGAAAGGGCTGTAATAGGAGAACATCAAGAGGCATTATATGCTGTAAAGATACCTGAGGAACCGGGTGAGTTTAAAAAATTCTGTCAAACGGTAGTACAAGACAAAAATGTCTCAGAATTCCACTACAGGCTCGCAAGCAGGAATGAGGCCTACATACTGGTGGGCTTGACAGTGGATTACGAAAAGGAGAACAGAGAAATCTTACAAAGAATGAAAAAGGCTGGATATTACGCCATGGATGTAACGCATAATGAGTTAATAAAAGACCACATTAGATATATGATAGGTGGAAAATGCCAATTTGCAAAAAATGAGATATTTTATGATTTCAGATTCCCAGAAAAAGCAGGCGCGTTAATGAGATTCTTAAATAATATGAAGGAGAAATGGAACATATCAGCATTTCATTACAGAAGGCACGGCGGTGAATTTGGAAGGGTGTTTATTGGATTTGAGATACCCGAGGGTGAGAAAAAAGAATTTGAGGAGTTATTAAAGAAAATAAACTACGACTATGTAGATGAAACCAAAAATATTGCATGCAGGCTCTTTTTGTAAGTTGACAAGTTAAAAGTTTAGAATAATATCCAAAATGCATGAATTTTAAGGAAAAAGGAGGTCAACTTATGGCAGAAAAAACACAGAAAAAACAGCCAAGAGTGGTGGTGTTTTCCACACCATCATGCCCGTGGTGCACAAGGGTCAAATCATACCTGAAACAAAACGGTATAAAGTTTAAAGATGTGGATGTATCAAGAGACAGAAGGGCAGCAGAAGACATGGTTAAAAGAACCGGTCAGACCGGCGTTCCAGTGGTTCTCATAGGCTCAAGGGCTGTGGTTGGGTTTGATAAGGTCAAAATAGACAAATATCTGGGTTTGAGGTAGTATTATGATTTATGATGATGAGCTTGAAACTTTACCAAAAGAGGCATTGGAAGCCTTACAACTAAAAAGGCTTCAAAGCATGGTCGAAAGGGTCTACAATCTTGTACCATTTTACAGAAGAAAATTTGATGAGGTCGGTGTCAAGCCAGAAGACATAAAAACACTAAATGATTTAAAAAAGCTCCCGTTTACAACAAAACAAGACTTAAGAGACAACTATCCATTTGGGTTATTTACCATTCCCCTTGAGCAAGTTGTAAGGGTTCATGCATCAAGTGGCACAACAGGAAAACCCACGGTAGTTGGATATTCAAAGAGGGATATAGAGGTATGGTCAAACCTTATGGCACGGTCTTTTGCTGCAGCAGGTGTAGAAAGAGGTGATGTAATACAGAATGCATACGGCTACGGTCTGTTCACGGGTGGTTTGGGTGCCCATTACGGGGGTGAAAAACTTGGAGCTACGGTTATACCAATATCAGGTGGCAACACAAAAAAACAAATAATGATTATGAAAGATTTTAGCTCAACTGTATTAACAGCCACACCGTCATACACCCTCTATTTAGCTGAAACTATAAGAGATATGGGTATTGAAAGGAACGAGTTAAAGCTCAGGATAGGCATCTTGGGTGCTGAGCCCTGGAGTGAAGAGATGCGCAAGATGATTGAGGAGAAATTAGGCATAGATGCTATTGATATCTACGGATTAAGTGAAATCATGGGGCCTGGCGTGGCTATAGAATGCAAAGAAGCAAAGCATGGTTTGCATATTTGGGAAGATGCATTTATCCCTGAAATAATAGATCCAGAAACTGGAGAGGTTCTACCAGATGGCGAAGAGGGGGAACTCGTTATAACAACAATAATGAAAGAGGCAATGCCTCTGGTTCGTTACAGAACTAAGGATATCACACGCATCATAAAAGAACCGTGCATCTGCGGCAGAACCCACAGGCGCATAGAGAGAATTAAAGGCAGAAGCGACGATATGCTCATCATACGCGGTGTAAACATCTTCCCAAGTCAAATTGAAGCACTGTTAATGGAAACAGAGGGGGTAGAGCCCCATTATCAGTTAATAGTCGATAGGGTAAACAACTTAGATACATTAGAGGTTAAGGTGGAGGTAAGCGAGAAGCTATTCTCCGATGAAATAAAACACCTGCAAAAGCTAAAAGAGAGAATAGAAAAAGACATTAAAGACCTATACGGTATAACAGTAAAGGTAACATTAACAGAGCCAAAAAGTCTTCAGAGATTTGAAGGCAAGGCAAAAAGGGTCATAGATAAAAGAAAGATTTAGGAGAAGGTTATGAAAAGGATCAGGCAAATTTCAGTCTTTGTAGAGAACAGGCCAGGCAGATTATTGGAGGTTGTGGAGCTTTTAGGAAAACACGATATAAACATAAAGGCTCTTTCTTTGGCAGATTCAAGCGACTTCGGCATAGTTAGACTTGTAGTTAAAGGAACAGATGAGGCAATAAAGGTATTGAGGGACAACGGCTTTACTATCAGTGAAACAAATATCATAGCATGTATTATAGATGATAAACCCGGTGCCCTGGCCAAAATTCTAAGGACATTGGCAAACAACCAGATAAATATTGAATATATGTATGGATTTGCATCACCTATCCAGGGAAAAGCTGTTATGGTATTTAAATTCTCAGAGTTGGATAAAGCAGAAAAGATATTAGAGGAAAATGGCGTTCAAACGCTAACACAAGAAGAAATCAGAGAAATTTAATTTTAAGGGGGGGAGTATGAAAAGGCTATTTGTTTTAGTTGCATCTTTGTTGTTGATTGCAACTGCATCATTTGCAACTCAGATTAAGATAGGGGCATTGGTTTCGATTACTGGTCCAACATCATTTTTAGGGCAACCTGAGAAAAACACGCTTGAAATGTTAGCCGAGCAAATCAACAAAAACGGTGGCATCAATGGAAACAAAATAAAACTCATCGTCTATGATACAAAGGGTGAGCCAGCACAAACTGTGGTTTTAGCAAGAAAACTCATCTATTCAGATAGGGTTTTGGCTATTATTGGGCCAACAAGAAGTGGTTCTACGTTGGCTATAATTCCCCTGATAGAAAGAGCCAGGGTTCCCCTTATTTCCATGGCATCGAGTTATAAAATTACAACACCCACAAAGAAATGGGTATTCAAAACAGCACCATCGGACAGTCTTGCAGTTGAAAGACTCTACAGCTACTTGCAGGATAAAAATATAAGCAAAATAGCCATACTTACAGCAGAAACAGGCTTCGGAGAAAGCGGAAGAGAGGAGCTCAAAAAATTAGCATCTAAATACAACATAGAAATCTTAGCAGATGAGACATTCGCAGCCACGGATACAAACATGACACCTCAGCTTATCAAGATAAAAAACATCAAAGGAGTTGAGGCTATCGTATGCTGGGGAACAAACCCAGGGCCTGCATCTGTAGCAAAAAATGCCAAGGAGTTGGGTATAAAAATTCCTCTATTCATGAGCCATGGTGTTGCATCAAAGAGATTTATACAGCTTGCAGGCAATG comes from Hippea maritima DSM 10411 and encodes:
- the ilvA gene encoding threonine ammonia-lyase, biosynthetic — encoded protein: MDDIFRLILTARVYDIVKETPLDYAANLSKKLNNKILLKREDLQDVFSFKIRGAYNKIVHLSGNEKKKGVIAASAGNHAQGVALSAKKLGIKAVIVMPETTPQIKVNAVKRHGAEVVLKGDNYSEAYEYCKTLIRETGLVYIPPFDDELVIAGQGTIGHEIIRQTTKEDVYAIFVPVGGGGLIAGIATFIKNVYPNIKIIGVEPTESNAMYLSLKENHRIVLDRVGIFADGVAVKEVGELTFEKAKQYVDEVILVNVDEIASSIKDIYYDTRNIVEPAGALAVAGIKKYIKEHNLKNKTFIAINSGANMNFDRLSYVAERAVIGEHQEALYAVKIPEEPGEFKKFCQTVVQDKNVSEFHYRLASRNEAYILVGLTVDYEKENREILQRMKKAGYYAMDVTHNELIKDHIRYMIGGKCQFAKNEIFYDFRFPEKAGALMRFLNNMKEKWNISAFHYRRHGGEFGRVFIGFEIPEGEKKEFEELLKKINYDYVDETKNIACRLFL
- a CDS encoding ABC transporter substrate-binding protein codes for the protein MKRLFVLVASLLLIATASFATQIKIGALVSITGPTSFLGQPEKNTLEMLAEQINKNGGINGNKIKLIVYDTKGEPAQTVVLARKLIYSDRVLAIIGPTRSGSTLAIIPLIERARVPLISMASSYKITTPTKKWVFKTAPSDSLAVERLYSYLQDKNISKIAILTAETGFGESGREELKKLASKYNIEILADETFAATDTNMTPQLIKIKNIKGVEAIVCWGTNPGPASVAKNAKELGIKIPLFMSHGVASKRFIQLAGNAAEGIILPVGKLVVAEQLPKTDPQKAVLLSYKNSYEKNFGPVSTFGGHAYDAFMMLKKALQNKAKTKSQIRDELEKIKHFVGITGVFSYSKKDHAGLDPSDFCIVKIENGNWKLIAY
- a CDS encoding ACT domain-containing protein → MKRIRQISVFVENRPGRLLEVVELLGKHDINIKALSLADSSDFGIVRLVVKGTDEAIKVLRDNGFTISETNIIACIIDDKPGALAKILRTLANNQINIEYMYGFASPIQGKAVMVFKFSELDKAEKILEENGVQTLTQEEIREI
- a CDS encoding phenylacetate--CoA ligase family protein, translated to MIYDDELETLPKEALEALQLKRLQSMVERVYNLVPFYRRKFDEVGVKPEDIKTLNDLKKLPFTTKQDLRDNYPFGLFTIPLEQVVRVHASSGTTGKPTVVGYSKRDIEVWSNLMARSFAAAGVERGDVIQNAYGYGLFTGGLGAHYGGEKLGATVIPISGGNTKKQIMIMKDFSSTVLTATPSYTLYLAETIRDMGIERNELKLRIGILGAEPWSEEMRKMIEEKLGIDAIDIYGLSEIMGPGVAIECKEAKHGLHIWEDAFIPEIIDPETGEVLPDGEEGELVITTIMKEAMPLVRYRTKDITRIIKEPCICGRTHRRIERIKGRSDDMLIIRGVNIFPSQIEALLMETEGVEPHYQLIVDRVNNLDTLEVKVEVSEKLFSDEIKHLQKLKERIEKDIKDLYGITVKVTLTEPKSLQRFEGKAKRVIDKRKI
- a CDS encoding glutaredoxin family protein, which encodes MAEKTQKKQPRVVVFSTPSCPWCTRVKSYLKQNGIKFKDVDVSRDRRAAEDMVKRTGQTGVPVVLIGSRAVVGFDKVKIDKYLGLR